One window from the genome of Gimesia aquarii encodes:
- a CDS encoding flagellar hook-basal body complex protein produces MGLTSALNTSLGGLSLNETSIDVLGNNIANAGTNGFKASNVLFTTQLSRTLGVGSRPTGTNGGTNPRQIGLGALSASIRKDFTQGSVTNSTSPSDLAIQGDGFFILEGPDGQAYSRNGNFELNSQSLLTNQSGFKVQGYGVDEDFNLVTTTLTDIEVPLGDLNVAQATRNVDIGGALLPTGTIGTLGTVLTSGALTDAGNANAAITGATLLTDVEASIGTPLFTVGETLEFTPSKGGRSLDPLTLVVGAGTTAADFATFLDSTLGIQSGGAIPNDGGTGGQPGVTITGGGEFQIVGNSGVVNDINITIGNLTSNGATVAMPFTESQSANGESAITDFVIFDSLGEPVTMKMTSVLESRTSNNTVFRYFLESADDNDGDIAVSNGTITFDSKGKVTNFTPTTFAVSRVLSAADEMDVSLDLSNISGISSQSAGSTLKLDRQDGSDPGTLSSFVIDETGIINGVFDNGIIRTLGQVTLARFSNPQGLLESGNSTFQEGVSSGPPFLVTPGNFGAGTIRAGSIELSNTDVGRNLVDLIVASTNYRGNARVISSVQQLVDELLVLGR; encoded by the coding sequence ATGGGATTGACATCTGCATTAAATACATCACTTGGTGGTTTATCTCTGAATGAGACAAGCATTGATGTATTAGGAAATAATATTGCTAATGCCGGAACTAATGGTTTCAAGGCATCGAATGTGCTCTTTACCACTCAGTTATCGCGAACACTGGGTGTGGGTTCGCGTCCTACTGGTACAAACGGCGGTACGAACCCCCGTCAGATTGGTTTGGGGGCTTTAAGTGCTTCGATCCGAAAAGATTTCACTCAGGGAAGTGTCACAAATAGTACCAGTCCTTCAGACTTAGCCATTCAAGGAGATGGCTTTTTTATACTGGAAGGACCCGATGGTCAGGCTTATTCGCGAAATGGTAACTTTGAATTAAACAGTCAGAGTTTATTGACTAATCAAAGTGGATTCAAAGTTCAGGGATATGGAGTGGATGAAGATTTTAATCTTGTGACTACCACTCTAACAGATATCGAGGTTCCCCTGGGAGATTTAAATGTAGCTCAGGCCACCAGGAATGTAGATATAGGTGGCGCTCTATTACCTACGGGAACAATCGGTACACTGGGAACAGTATTAACGAGCGGAGCACTTACCGATGCTGGGAATGCGAATGCTGCCATTACTGGGGCTACGTTATTGACGGATGTAGAAGCCAGTATTGGAACTCCTTTGTTTACGGTAGGTGAGACTCTGGAATTTACGCCCAGTAAGGGGGGGAGATCGCTTGATCCGTTGACTTTGGTGGTAGGTGCAGGAACAACTGCCGCAGATTTTGCTACTTTTTTAGATTCAACATTGGGGATTCAAAGTGGAGGTGCGATTCCCAATGATGGTGGTACGGGAGGTCAACCAGGAGTCACCATTACAGGGGGAGGCGAATTTCAGATTGTTGGCAACTCCGGGGTAGTCAATGATATTAACATTACGATTGGGAATTTGACTTCAAATGGTGCTACTGTCGCTATGCCATTTACTGAATCTCAATCGGCAAATGGCGAAAGTGCCATTACCGACTTTGTGATTTTTGACTCTCTGGGCGAGCCAGTTACGATGAAAATGACAAGTGTCTTAGAATCGCGTACGTCCAATAATACAGTGTTCCGTTACTTCCTTGAGAGTGCTGATGATAATGATGGTGATATCGCGGTCTCAAATGGAACGATCACCTTTGATAGTAAGGGAAAAGTGACTAACTTTACACCAACCACATTTGCAGTGAGTCGAGTTTTGTCAGCAGCTGATGAAATGGATGTATCACTTGATCTGTCAAATATCTCTGGTATTTCCTCTCAATCAGCGGGAAGTACTTTAAAGCTGGATCGACAGGATGGTTCGGATCCAGGGACACTTTCCAGTTTTGTGATTGATGAAACAGGTATCATCAATGGTGTGTTTGATAATGGAATCATTCGTACCTTGGGACAAGTCACACTGGCTCGTTTCTCAAATCCGCAAGGACTATTGGAATCAGGGAACTCAACCTTTCAGGAGGGAGTCAGTTCTGGACCTCCGTTCCTGGTGACTCCTGGTAACTTTGGTGCAGGTACCATTCGTGCCGGTTCCATTGAGTTGTCAAATACGGATGTCGGACGGAACCTGGTAGACCTGATTGTGGCTTCGACTAACTATCGAGGAAATGCGAGAGTGATCAGTTCGGTGCAGCAATTGGTAGATGAGCTTCTGGTTCTGGGACGATAG
- a CDS encoding motility protein A yields MDKATAGGLVAGIALLLLAIAIAPGSSFAAFIDIPSAAVVVGGAIAASFIAFPGAAMLIFPKVVKKIFFPNQQALGPVILQIVEFAEIARRDGILALEAKTEEIQDPFILLGVQMAVDGTDVELMEQILRTEMEAVAGRHKNGKSLMDTVGRYAPAFGMIGTLMGLIIMLGNMDDPEAIGPGMAVALITTLYGAVVSNLFFLPFADKLAYYSKQEFQVREVIIKGLIAIQEGDNPRVIEQKLNTFLPIDQRVGKDSQAAA; encoded by the coding sequence ATGGATAAGGCAACAGCTGGCGGACTTGTGGCTGGAATCGCATTGCTCTTGCTGGCAATCGCAATTGCGCCTGGTTCGAGCTTTGCTGCCTTTATTGATATTCCCTCTGCTGCTGTTGTCGTCGGGGGAGCTATTGCCGCCTCGTTTATTGCGTTTCCCGGCGCGGCGATGCTTATTTTTCCAAAGGTTGTCAAGAAAATATTTTTTCCTAATCAACAAGCTTTGGGGCCTGTTATTCTGCAAATCGTGGAATTTGCTGAAATTGCCCGTCGTGATGGTATTTTGGCTTTGGAAGCCAAAACAGAAGAGATTCAGGATCCCTTTATTTTGTTGGGAGTCCAGATGGCCGTCGATGGTACTGATGTGGAATTAATGGAGCAAATTTTAAGAACGGAGATGGAAGCTGTTGCGGGCAGACATAAAAATGGAAAATCTCTGATGGATACCGTGGGCCGTTATGCACCTGCGTTCGGGATGATTGGTACATTAATGGGTTTGATTATCATGTTAGGGAATATGGATGATCCGGAAGCTATTGGCCCAGGTATGGCCGTCGCGTTAATTACAACGTTATATGGTGCCGTTGTTTCCAACCTGTTTTTTCTACCGTTTGCTGATAAGCTGGCTTATTATAGTAAGCAGGAATTCCAGGTGAGAGAAGTAATCATCAAAGGACTGATCGCCATCCAAGAGGGAGATAATCCGCGAGTGATCGAACAGAAATTGAATACGTTCCTTCCGATTGATCAACGGGTTGGTAAAGATAGCCAGGCTGCAGCTTAA
- a CDS encoding flagellar FlbD family protein translates to MIKLTKLNGEELVINANLIQYIESRPDTFITLTSDDRLIVKESVEEVVKRSIAYSRAIRLVPGL, encoded by the coding sequence ATGATCAAATTGACCAAGCTGAATGGTGAGGAATTAGTGATCAATGCAAACTTGATCCAGTATATCGAAAGCAGGCCAGACACTTTTATTACTTTGACATCGGATGATCGGTTGATTGTAAAAGAGAGTGTCGAAGAAGTAGTCAAACGCTCGATCGCTTACTCAAGAGCGATCCGCCTCGTACCTGGCCTCTAA